The following coding sequences lie in one Oncorhynchus kisutch isolate 150728-3 linkage group LG17, Okis_V2, whole genome shotgun sequence genomic window:
- the LOC109908663 gene encoding transcription factor HIVEP3-like isoform X1, producing the protein MEALHSCSHLPTGEQSRGHDQPQPEESALPLADPEPPKSPSSQNNQLQTQQTRSKQGGPQHQQQQHHKLPNKRERKRLRHQRKSVDSDTPLSEEGKHATAEATQTRVSQTPSGGTPATPSLSTTSTQSTEAPATEENQQGTLKQKREHKPGKPGKYVCSYCGRACAKPSVLQKHIRSHTGERPYPCAPCGFSFKTKSNLYKHRKSHTHRVKAGLASGEPSALEEPMPVSEDETKQPSSAASSILERHGSVANEKMLEDTERSKEQSSGMDNSYAVKKRLAMRLSRGKRGPLGSSDSISSSLGMASIGSRGSTESGYFSRSESTEQSQDIPPNATSAKSYAEIIMGKYGRLGHLQRMSRHQDQQPSGSQGQQEKSSPFTVPKKQVIDHITNLITINEAVVDTSKIDSVKPRRFSLPRRSSNESSSKVTLSLKETPVVHHSTKNPGDPGFKSSGSITMGVPCEKFHHHQSLHVDSTAGLSPTSMAPLLRSLSMPSAASSTDASSDVFPQNFRLSQSFDERSETQSRRTGMLRRQPAIELQPGAELTKEEHSLHSSSNTLYNHNMSTVPPDHKQCQPEPYECETCGVGCKNWEGYKAHKRSLCIARLPQESLGTTICQLDRSQLIHYPISKPGALAMRKRRKEESFESDDPSSPVSLSIPTFSTSVQDRKSVACNRNSWPWVEQERGDTSKCFSVIQHTSSFEKQDTLFTDSQGKEEVHFSFQSHEDVSQKQLQEHSSKPTPRKLVRQHNVQVPEIFITNDSNTNVIESVQTQSETTSIMPKQTERTDEFQWPQRSLTLSGVPIEKLPPKKKRIRLAEAAQSSGESMSSFDSISLPRSPSQDSCASHASSRSASFEESTRPGDMETLAGTPLRRSRAPNMLTVPGLHLHKREMRRSVSEQAPHDPQQQSVLMAMLEMRSKSFDYSSLSPERSAAGWSDRRKCLLMRHTAVKDPEEEQPAKPAELKRNPSSSISAKHTALKVNNPSHCSPSPDPVSPRTSSKLSPGPRHLSATAGSPLSGEPTSCNPVQTICQEPPSQWKLGQSIHLTGHCSEVLPSKNSVESPDRLQRVDPSPLCSGKPLIISLRPVHTYIHPAQPRPVYPPHPLSTQCPLGIARAHYLPMSTGLKLEIPVPIHSHDGPSEFVTHPPQILHPHPNISRSPELLRPSISPAVAVVRLQADTNTLASAIYTTLSQTTTSRSQEPVCSGLNSGHRNSPMPEHNSHLVMSLPVSSKMLSGTLLPVSQLALPPGNHLALPLPSGSQLWSDEGCRSPGSGSNKRLLSPSNSVDFSPESKQQQKRVKEEEEESCVGNVIVETSTKEEKVEIPTCLPRVCTPISPERPSYPTLQSTTSHSWCYLNYIKPNPSTSTSTDHQPSVYSSWSTSEYDPNPPGLSSKTALSLLDCKQRVCPTIYTMSPMSSTPAETPPEPTGMKTPCHSEVHATLPGDSHRVGTTEQEQSAEDKELKKEREEEEEKEEEEKEAETQSTSKCREPPTRIWICEGGYRSSEEYVYVRGRGRGRYVCEECGIRCKKPSMLRKHIRLHTDSRPYVCKHCNFAFKTKGNLTKHMKSKAHGKKCHDGPMTGSEAEEDCSVWPETGQDEHRYSDISETEADDDDNEYDDEDDDDGEEESCSHEDPSTTSTSHLKPPKPPDQNRTTPDQDRTRPSGSSQPSQPQRLNPQEPSLCYPAGSPSKKRALFSRRRHLDPCGHRSPLHCPSPTPALSPSLSNQLSPAHSLSPRADLAPLRCPSPKRYLSPVTCHPSPLPLSSLFPRHNLSPAPSNPSPPSSLSLLGCHVSPSLERHPSPLRGLSPVRPKSPSSPSPQATIPAQHRACLPRDPSSNPHRDRPATATSSKARLLKSYSVQEDDEVRLPLLSPRTRPSRGGHGGVLSHLPLHSQQLAKTPNLMIPIGGIHMVQPRTSRHYSLVNSPVASQNTPTLAKMDRSMAAQNTPTPAEMDHSRTRGAGLEEGPLSRPSSLKHHQNPLKEAAGPSTSIHTSYQDNRVGEGEAEGRLSGPLPDKAGTAHLQVCSMRPENHGSLSQREETKLLFTGTELGGSSHSPGAQTSTLSKGTTHTERDTDTHLRGGSLFPVTKQGQKMPSSFQTKL; encoded by the exons ATGGAGGCGTTGCACAGCTGCAGCCACTTGCCGACTGGGGAGCAGTCCAGAGGTCATGACCAGCCTCAGCCAGAAGAGTCTGCTCTGCCTCTCGCAGACCCTGAGCCTCCCAAATCTCCCTCCTCCCAGAACAATCAACTGCAGACACAACAGACTCGCTCCAAACAAGGAGGccctcaacatcaacaacaacaacaccacaaaCTGCCTAATAAGAGGGAGCGCAAGCGTCTCCGACATCAGAGGAAAAGTGTTGATTCAGATACCCCACTGTCGGAAGAGGGTAAGCATGCAacggcagaggcaacacagactAGAGTGTCACAGACACCGTCTGGGGGGACCCCGGCAACTCCCTCCTTATCAACCACCTCCACCCAGTCTACAGAGGCTCCTGCCACAGAGGAGAACCAGCAGGGCACCCTAAAGCAGAAACGGGAGCATAAgcctggaaaacctgggaaataTGTGTGTTCTTACTGCGGCCGTGCCTGTGCCAAGCCCAGCGTCCTGCAGAAACACATCCGATCCCACACTGGAGAGAGGCCCTACCCCTGTGCTCCCTGCGGATTTTCTTTCAAGACCAAGAGCAACCTCTACAAGCACCGGAAGTCCCATACCCACAGGGTGAAGGCCGGCCTCGCCTCTGGAGAGCCCAGTGCTTTAGAAGAACCAATGCCCGTGTCAGAAGATGAAACCAAACAGCCATCGTCTGCTGCCTCTTCTATCTTGGAGAGACATGGCAGTGTAGCCAATGAGAAGATGCTTGAAGACACAGAGAGATCTAAAGAGCAGTCCAGTGGGATGGACAACTCCTACGCCGTCAAGAAGAGGCTGGCCATGCGTTTGAGCCGAGGGAAACGTGGCCCTCTAGGCTCGTCTGACTCGATCAGTTCCTCGTTGGGTATGGCGAGTATAGGGAGCAGAGGCAGCACAGAGTCTGGCTATTTCTCTCGCTCTGAGAGCACTGAGCAGTCGCAGGACATCCCACCCAATGCAACAAGTGCCAAAAGCTACGCAGAGATCATCATGGGGAAATATGGCCGCCTGGGCCACCTCCAGAGGATGTCCCGGCATCAGGACCAGCAGCCTTCTGGAAGCCAGGGACAGCAGGAGAAGAGCAGCCCGTTCACAGTGCCCAAGAAGCAGGTCATTGACCACATCACCAACCTCATCACCATCAACGAGGCTGTGGTGGACACAAGTAAGATAGACAGCGTTAAGCCCAGGAGGTTCTCTCTGCCTAGGAGAAGTAGCAATGAGTCTAGCTCTAAGGTTACTCTATCTCTGAAAGAGACACCGGTAGTCCACCACAGCACCAAAAACCCTGGAGACCCAGGATTTAAGAGCAGTGGTTCCATCACTATGGGAGTTCCGTGTGAGAAGTTCCATCATCACCAGTCACTACACGTGGATTCAACGGCAGGCCTGTCACCCACTTCCATGGCTCCTCTTCTGAGAAGCCTCTCTATGCCCTCTGCTGCTAGTTCAACTGATGCCTCCTCTGACGTCTTCCCACAAAACTTCCGCCTTAGCCAATCTTTCGATGAACGGTCTGAAACACAGTCTCGCCGCACTGGGATGCTACGACGCCAGCCTGCTATCGAACTACAACCCGGTGCTGAATTGACTAAAGAGGAACATAGTTTACACAGTAGCTCCAACACACTCTACAATCACAATATGTCCACCGTGCCTCCTGATCACAAGCAATGTCAACCAGAGCCGTACGAGTGTGAGACCTGTGGCGTTGGATGTAAGAACTGGGAAGGTTATAAGGCACACAAGAGAAGTCTTTGTATAGCACGACTTCCCCAAGAGAGTCTTGGTACAACAATATGCCAGCTGGACCGTTCACAGTTGATACACTATCCGATTAGCAAACCAGGGGCTTTGGCAATGCgcaagagaaggaaagaggagagtTTTGAATCTGATGATCCATCCTCTCCTGTGTCTTTATCCATACCCACCTTCTCCACGTCGGTGCAAGACAGAAAAAGTGTAGCATGCAATAGAAACTCATGGCCATGGGTAGAGCAGGAGCGTGGAGACACATCAAAATGTTTCTCAGTGATTCAACATACTAGTTCATTTGAGAAGCAGGACACTTTGTTTACAGACAGTCAAGGTAAAGAGGAGGTGCATTTTAGTTTTCAATCTCATGAGGATGTGTCTCAGAAACAACTGCAGGAACACTCATCCAAACCAACACCTCGCAAACTGGTGCGCCAACACAATGTTCAAGTCCCGGAGATATTCATCACTAATGATTCCAACACCAATGTTATTGAGTCTGTTCAGACACAGTCAGAAACGACATCCATAATGCCTAAACAGACTGAGAGGACAGACGAGTTCCAGTGGCCACAGAGGAGCCTCACCCTGTCTGGGGTCCCCATCGAGAAGCTGCCCCCGAAGAAGAAACGTATTCGTCTGGCCGAGGCCGCCCAGTCTTCAGGGGAGTCCATGTCCAGCTTTGACTCCATCTCCCTGCCTCGCAGCCCCAGCCAGGACAGCTGTGCATCCCACGCCTCTAGCCGCTCTGCATCCTTCGAGGAGTCCACCAGACCTGGAGACATGGAGACCCTGGCTGGGACACCATTGAGGAGGTCTAGGGCCCCTAACATGTTGACCGTCCCAGGGCTGCATCTTCACAAAAGGGAGATGCGGCGGTCGGTCTCCGAGCAAGCACCTCACGACCCACAGCAGCAGTCTGTCCTGATGGCGATGTTGGAGATGCGAAGCAAGTCCTTTGACTACAGCAGTTTGTCCCCTGAGCGCTCCGCGGCCGGCTGGAGTGACAGACGCAAATGTCTCCTCATGAGACACACTGCGGTCAAGGACCCAGAGGAGGAGCAGCCTGCCAAACCTGCAGAATTAAAGCGGAACCCCAGTTCCTCCATTTCTGCCAAACACACAGCACTAAAGGTGAACAATCCTTCTCACTGTAGCCCCAGTCCTGACCCTGTCAGTCCCAGAACTTCTTCCAAACTAAGCCCAGGTCCTCGACACCTTAGTGCGACTGCTGGTTCCCCTCTGTCAGGAGAACCCACATCATGTAACCCTGTACAAACTATTTGCCAAGAGCCCCCCTCACAATGGAAACTGGGTCAAAGTATTCATTTGACTGGACATTGCTCTGAAGTCCTACCCTCAAAGAACTCTGTAGAATCTCCTGACCGCCTCCAGAGGGTAGACCCATCACCTCTCTGTTCAGGGAAACCTCTAATTATCTCCCTCCGTCCTGTCCACACCTACATCCATCCTGCCCAACCCCGTCCCGTCtaccctccccaccccctctccaccCAGTGCCCATTAGGGATAGCTAGGGCCCACTACCTTCCAATGTCCACAGGCCTGAAGCTGGAGATACCAGTCCCAATTCACAGTCATGATGGACCTTCAGAGTTTGTAACACATCCTCCGCAGATCCTCCACCCTCACCCTAACATCTCACGTAGCCCAGAGTTACTCCGGCCCTCTATATcaccagcagtagcagtagtccGGCTACAGGCAGACACCAACACCCTAGCCAGTGCCATATACACCACTCTGTCCCAAACCACAACATCTAGGTCCCAGGAACCTGTGTGTTCTGGGTTAAACAGTGGCCATAGAAATTCCCCAATGCCTGAACATAACAGCCACCTGGTCATGTCTCTGCCTGTAAGTAGCAAGATGTTGTCTGGGACTCTGCTACCAGTCAGCCAGTTGGCTCTGCCTCCAGGCAACCACTTGGCTTTGCCTCTGCCTTCAGGCAGCCAGTTGTGGTCTGATGAGGGCTGTAGATCTCCGGGCTCAGGGAGCAACAAGCGATTGTTGTCGCCTTCAAACAGTGTCGATTTCAGCCCTGAGTCCAAACAGCAGCAGAAACgagtgaaggaggaggaagaggagagttgTGTAGGAAATGTAATCGTGGAAACATCCACAAAAGAAGAAAAGGTTGAGATTCCAACATGTTTACCGAGGGTGTGTACTCCAATAAGTCCAGAAAGACCTTCATATCCGACCCTCCAGTCCACCACCTCTCACAGCTGGTGTTATCTGAACTACATCAAGCCAaacccctccacctccacctcgaCTGACCACCAGCCCTCAGTGTACTCCTCTTGGTCTACCAGCGAGTATGACCCCAACCCTCCAGGCCTCTCCAGCAAGACAGCCCTGTCCCTGTTGGACTGCAAGCAGAGGGTCTGCCCCACCATCTACACCATGTCTCCCATGTCATCCACCCCGGCAGAGACCCCACCAGAGCCCACCGGCATGAAGACGCCATGCCATTCTGAG GTACATGCCACTCTGCCCGGCGACAGCCACCGTGTCGGGACAACAGAGCAAGAGCAGTCCGCAGAGGACAAGGAGCTAAAGAAAGaacgagaggaggaggaagagaaggaagaggaggaaaaagAAGCAGAGACCCAGTCAACCAGCAAATGTAGAGAACCTCCAACTCGAATCTGGATCTGTGAGGGAGG CTACAGGTCGAGTGAGGAGTACGTGTACGTGCGGGGTCGAGGCAGGGGCAGATATGTGTGTGAGGAGTGTGGCATCCGCTGTAAGAAGCCTAGTATGCTGCGTAAACACATCCGCCTGCACACCGACTCACGACCCTACGTCTGCAAGCACTGCAACTTCGCCTTCAAAACCAAAG GGAACCTCACCAAACACATGAAGTCCAAGGCCCACGGGAAGAAGTGCCATGATGGGCCAATGACTGGTTCTGAGGCAGAAGAAG actgctCAGTCTGgccagagacaggacaggacgaGCACCGGTATTCTGACATCAGCGAAACTGAAGCAGACGACGATGACAACGagtatgatgatgaagatgatgatgatggtgaagagGAGTCCTGTTCCCATGAAGACCCTTCCACCACCTCAACAAGCCACTTGAAGCCACCCAAACCCCCAGACCAGAACAGAACCACACCAGACCAGGACAGGACCAGACCATCTGGGTcaagccagcccagccagcctcAGAGGCTGAATCCCCAGGAGCCAAGCCTCTGTTACCCTGCTGGTTCCCCCAGCAAGAAGAGAGCTCTATTCTCTCGGAGGAGGCACCTGGACCCCTGTGGTCACCGCTCCCCATTGCACTGTCCATCACCAACTCCAGCCCTGTCTCCATCCCTATCCAATCAGCTTTCTCCTGCTCACTCCCTGTCCCCTAGAGCGGACCTGGCCCCTCTCCGATGCCCTTCCCCCAAGCGTTACCTCTCCCCTGTCACCTGCCatccctcccctctacctctctcatcCCTGTTTCCTAGGCATAACCTGTCCCCTGCCCCCTCCAACccctccccaccctcctctctgtccctgctaGGTTGTCATGTCTCCCCCTCCCTAGAGAGACATCCGTCCCCCCTAAGAGGCCTCTCGCCTGTCAGGCCCAAGTCCCCCAGCTCCCCTTCCCCTCAGGCCACCATCCCTGCTCAACACAGAGCCTGTCTGCCCAGAGACCCATCTTCAAATCCCCACAGGGACAGACCTGCTACGGCTACAAGCTCCAAGGCAAGGCTG CTGAAGAGCTACTCTGTTCAGGAGGACGATGAGGTGCGTCTTCCTCTTCTGTCCCCCAGGACTAGACCATCCCGAGGGGGCCACGGTGGTGTCCTCAGCCACCTGCCTCTCCACTCTCAGCAGCTAGCCAAGACCCCCAACCTGATGATCCCCATTGGGGGGATCCACATGGTACAGCCCAGGACCAGTCGTCACTACAGCCTGGTGAATAGCCCCGTGGCATCACAGAACACCCCTACCCTGGCAAAGATGGACCGGTCCATGGCAGCCCAGAACACCCCTACCCCAGCAGAGATGGACCACTCCAGGACCAGGGGAGCTGGACTGGAAGAAGGGCCACTTAGTAGGCCTTCATCGCTGAAGCACCATCAAAACCCTCTGAAAGAGGCGGCTGGGCCTAGCACAAGCATACACACCAGCTACCAGGACAAcagggtaggagagggagaggccgaGGGCAGACTTTCAGGACCTCTCCCAGACAAGGCTGGTACGGCCCATTTACAGGTGTGCTCCATGAGACCTGAGAATCATGGGAGTTTGAGTCAAAGGGAAGAAACTAAACTACTGTTCACTGGGACAGAGCTAGGAGGCAGCTCACACAGTCCAGGCGCCCAAACGAGCACTTTGTCCAagggaaccacacacacagaaagagatacagatacaCACCTTAGAGGAGGAAGTCTTTTTCCAGTGACTAAACAAGGCCAAAAGATGCCATCTTCTTTCCAGACTAAACTCTGA